aatatgtaatcgtttattaaacacaaattagttatttcctaagatgtattcatcttaaattagttgctatattatacggatgtgattacagaatttgtgttatcaattttttttttcaaactcagCACTAAAAATTCGGCATGTAAATTAGATCTTTTCTAAGATACAATGAgcattaattgacattaattggatgtaaataagtatgttatggattaaaaaccggcccaaaatattcggtaATCTTAAGGAGAATCcagataattgaatcggttataattttagtaaaaaatcTGACCCAAAGTTGGCAAAAAGTCAAAAAGTGATGACACCctattgtactttaaaaatgtatttcgagctctatatgtggatatacttgtttggttataaatatcctaagaaaatttttaaaatatatatccgtttataaaaattcaaatcacatcatatgctgaaaaaaatctaaaattttattaactttatgtattaaatagtaattaaaataattaaatataagattaaataaaagtgtaaggagaattatattttaatctaacatattgatttaaattaggtagatagtttttaggaaattaatattatcaaataagaaaatgattgtgtttggttataaaaattgtagagaatttagttgagacttgtttggatacaaaaaaaaataatggcacaaaaatgtacttcaaaaatgttaaaatagatataaaattatataaaatatatacagtacAAATCCTTTGAATTgtaatgataaaattatataaaatatatacagtacAAATCCTTTGAATTGACATCATCATTACCAGCCACCGAACAAATGGCTAAATCGAAAGTATGAGAATCATTTGACCACTTAAACATTTNaaagattgtagagaatttaattgagacttatttggatacaaagataagaaagaATGACATgaaaaatgtacttaaaaaatgttaagatagattagAAGAATGTTGATTTATTTGGTGGTGGAATGTTATTAAAATTTCGGAGCAATCTAACCGTAGGATCATTTGACCAGTCGGTTTGACTATATAGTCTTTGGCACCTGATATCCGAACACGTGCTACGTTAAAATAGCAATTAGTTTAAacatcattaattaattaatagtcTGGCTCAAGTGATTCTTAATACAAGCCCAATAACTTAGTTTAGTATTTAGCCCACAAAGGTCCATTATACAAAGTGGGAAGCATCTTGCTTCTTCCTTCAACCGTCGATAGGTTTAAGTATCACAGGTAAATCGTACTGAGGCTGAAGAGTGAGGTGATCCGCTGGCGCGTGCTTATACTCTACGGAGAGATTGAGTCGGAAACGTTGAAGAATCATGGCGAGAACGGTTTTGGCTTCCATCATGGCAAAGTTTTGGCCGATGCAAGCTCTTGGTCCGATTGAAAACGCGAGGAGAGCGTTTGGGTGAGTAGCGGCACGAGAAGCGCCGTTTTCAAACCGCATAGGGTTGAATGTGTCGGCGTCACTTCCCCAAACGGCTTTGTCTCTGTGCATCTTCACAATCGGGAGGACTATAGTCGTGCCTTTAGGGATCTCTAGGTTTCTTTAGCCGCAAGAAACTCTTTTTGCAATCTGTATTTTTACCAGTTTGAGTTTGGAACAGTTCTCTGCATCTGGGATTTTGTCTTTACCGCATTCGTTAATAACCTCTTCCCTGATCTTCTCTTGCCAATCTTGGTGCAAGCTAAGCAACATCGTACTCCATGTCAATAGATTCGCAGTAGTTTCGTGTCCTGCGAAGAAGAACGTCTTGCATTCTTCTATGATCTCATCGATGCTTATCTTTTTCTCAGACTCGTTAGATCTTGCAGCTGTTAACATGATTCCTAGAAGATCGTTTCCGTAGTTCTTGGATTCCGATTTTAGCCTCGCATCTATGATTCTTTTAATCGAGTTGTTCACTTTCCTACCAAGTTTCCATATTCGAAGATTCAAAGGCGTAGGAAAGTACCTTGGGATACAAGACAAAGAACCAATCTTCAAATcactaaaacaagaaagaacgTTCAAAGTAGAAGAATGACTATGTATACACTGGACTCCAGGGATGTAGACGTCAGTAAGAGAAGCAGCACAACACTTTTGGAGCTTTTTTTGTGATCTAAACACTTCAATTCCTTCCGCATAACTGCTTCCAAACGCAGCGGTGGCTATAATATCAGCTGTCAATCTCTTATACTCTCTGTTCATCATAATCACTTGCTCGGATTCGCCAccattcctctgttttttccaCTCCTCAAACATCCTCAAAGTGCAGTCCACCATCAGTTGGTTCATGATCTGATCGATAAAATGAAGAAATGACTAAAAATTTAGCAAAAAAGTGCTATCGTTTTATGTCTTCTAATCGACATGAGAAGGAACAATTTaaagaaaagaccaaaaaaaccTTGATTTTGTCCATGGAGAACGCAGGGTTTAAGATACGTCTATGACGAACCCAAACAAGATCATTTACGAAGATGAGTCCATTACCAGCAAGTTTAAGGATCTCAGGTTTTGTCTTTGATTTAGCAAAGAAACCAAATTTGTTCGATAAGATTTGTTTCGCTAGCTCATGATCTGAGATGCATAACCTTGGCGCTGTTCCTTGCCAGTAGAGAACCGTCTCCCCTAATAAGATACCATTGGTAACTTGTTAGTTACGCATCTTTGACTAGTCTAGTGattaacaaaactaaagaaaggaagatgagagagagagagagaatgtcNTGATATCCGAACACGTGCTACGTTAAAATAGCAATTAGTTTAAacatcattaattaattaatagtcTGGCTCAAGTGATTCTTAATACAAGCCCAATAACTTAGTTTAGTATTTAGCCCACAAAGGTCCATTATACAAAGTGGGAAGCATCTTGCTTCTTCCTTCAACCGTCGATAGGTTTAAGTATCACAGGTAAATCGTACTGAGGCTGAAGAGTGAGGTGATCCGCTGGCGCGTGCTTATACTCTACGGAGAGATTGAGTCGGAAACGTTGAAGAATCATGGCGAGAACGGTTTTGGCTTCCATCATGGCAAAGTTTTGGCCGATGCAAGCTCTTGGTCCGATTGAAAACGCGAGGAGAGCGTTTGGGTGAGTAGCGGCACGAGAAGCGCCGTTTTCAAACCGCATAGGGTTGAATGTGTCGGCGTCACTTCCCCAAACGGCTTTGTCTCTGTGCATCTTCACAATCGGGAGGACTATAGTCGTGCCTTTAGGGATCTCTAGGTTTCTTTAGCCGCAAGAAACTCTTTTTGCAATCTGTATTTTTACCAGTTTGAGTTTGGAACAGTTCTCTGCATCTGGGATTTTGTCTTTACCGCATTCGTTAATAACCTCTTCCCTGATCTTCTCTTGCCAATCTTGGTGCAAGCTAAGCAACATCGTACTCCATGTCAATAGATTCGCAGTAGTTTCGTGTCCTGCGAAGAAGAACGTCTTGCATTCTTCTATGATCTCATCGATGCTTATCTTTTTCTCAGACTCGTTAGATCTTGCAGCTGTTAACATGATTCCTAGAAGATCGTTTCCGTAGTTCTTGGATTCCGATTTTAGCCTCGCATCTATGATTCTTTTAATCGAGTTGTTCACTTTCCTACCAAGTTTCCATATTCGAAGATTCAAAGGCGTAGGAAAGTACCTTGGGATACAAGACAAAGAACCAATCTTCAAATcactaaaacaagaaagaacgTTCAAAGTAGAAGAATGACTATGTATACACTGGACTCCAGGGATGTAGACGTCAGTAAGAGAAGCAGCACAACACTTTTGGAGCTTTTTTTGTGATCTAAACACTTCAATTCCTTCCGCATAACTGCTTCCAAACGCAGCGGTGGCTATAATATCAGCTGTCAATCTCTTATACTCTCTGTTCATCATAATCACTTGCTCGGATTCGCCAccattcctctgttttttccaCTCCTCAAACATCCTCAAAGTGCAGTCCACCATCAGTTGGTTCATGATCTGATCGATAAAATGAAGAAATGACTAAAAATTTAGCAAAAAAGTGCTATCGTTTTATGTCTTCTAATCGACATGAGAAGGAACAATTTaaagaaaagaccaaaaaaaccTTGATTTTGTCCATGGAGAACGCAGGGTTTAAGATACGTCTATGACGAACCCAAACAAGATCATTTACGAAGATGAGTCCATTACCAGCAAGTTTAAGGATCTCAGGTTTTGTCTTTGATTTAGCAAAGAAACCAAATTTGTTCGATAAGATTTGTTTCGCTAGCTCATGATCTGAGATGCATAACCTTGGCGCTGTTCCTTGCCAGTAGAGAACCGTCTCCCCTAATAAGATACCATTGGTAACTTGTTAGTTACGCATCTTTGACTAGTCTAGTGattaacaaaactaaagaaaggaagatgagagagagagagagaatgtcaCCGTATTGAGAAATCCATTGATCAAGATGAGGTAAAACGCGAGGGACGATATCGTTGGAGTTTGGATCAAGAACCGAAAGCTTagcttctttcttcattttcctAACCTCGCGGAGGTTCCCATGCAAGATCCTGTATTTTGGACCAGAGATTCCTTGCTTCTTGAATCTTCTTGATAGCATCAATGGCCGCCAAAAAAGGATCCAACAAACTCCATATATCTTCGGAACTACAAGGAGTACAAGAGCTAGTGCTAAGAGATTGATCGTGCTCAGGAGCTCCATTGAAagaacaattaatttttttttttttttttgggtttgagtGTTTAAGTTTGCTTTGTGGTTTGAAGTGGAGGTTTCCGTTTTATTATGCGTCGTTGGAGTGTGAGTCCCGTGACTTGTGTTTCTGATAAGCACNTTTGTTCGATAAGATTTGTTTCGCTAGCTCATGATCTGAGATGCATAACCTTGGCGCTGTTCCTTGCCAGTAGAGAACCGTCTCCCCTAATAAGATACCATTGGTAACTTGTNNNNNNNNNNNNNNNNNNNNNNNNNNNNNNNNNNNNNNNNNNNNNNNNNNNNNNNNNNNNNNNNttttttttttttttttgggtttgagtGTTTAAGTTTGCTTTGTGGTTTGAAGTGGAGGTTTCCGTTTTATTATGCGTCGTTGGAGTGTGAGTCCCGTGACTTGTGTTTCTGATAAGCACAAATACTTCTATTTATTCCCGTTTTTAAGTAAGAATGAATAAAACTGTAACcgatcaaagaaagaaacaatgaaaggaatattgtatatacatattattaattagcTTTAGCATCTAAAAGGTATATTTTAAGCATGTCTTAAATTTATGAATGATCATTTTTGTTTAACCTATTGAAGTCTATTCGAGTTATACagattaacaaacaaaagtagTTTTGGATTTCatttgagaattgagatatGATCCGAGTAAAACATAGGAATTAGTGtcacacttgttttttttaaaaagaattaatggaatttgttttacaTGTGAACTAAAGTTATACAATGTAACGCATGCATGAAATAAGGTAGCATTGGATTCTAAAAACGCCAATCGTTAGTGGATATGTGTGGGGAGTCCTTTTGAATTCATTTAAACAATATAGTTTGTTTATATCAGTCGTTtttgttcataaaatcataataGATGACGTCATTGCTTATGCAATAATTTAATCTTCTCGAAGCTTTACAGACGTTATAATTTACACATGTAATCGTCTCAAAAAGGCAACCAGctacaaataatataaacacCGATCCAGTTTTTAAAATTGGCATTTTGCCATTTTCTGTAACGAAATCTGATAGACTTTCACTTTCATCATAATCTTTTCAAAACCGATAGCACAAATTTTTTGTGTTGCTTTAGCTTTTTTTATCCATGATAAGATGAAACATTCTACTTTCAATTTACGGAtagttttgtttctcatttacCCATTAAGTATACACAATGTATATTTAGCCCATAAGAGCCCCAAATTGAGACTGTAAAAGCCCAATTATTTGATAAGGATGAGTTAAGATAATGTTGTAGTAGTTTCATTAAGAGATCCGATTAATTTAATTTGGGCAGTTTACTTCAGTCTTCCAGAGGCTGAAGCATTACGGGTAAGCCGTACTGAGGCTGAATAGTGAGGTTATCCATCGGCGAGTGCTTATACTCACTAGAGAGGCTAAGCCGGAACCGTTGAAGAATCATGGTGGGCACTGTCTTGGCTTCGATCATGACAAAGTTTTGGCCAATGCAAGCCCTTGGTCCGACGGAGAACGCTAGGAGAGCGTTTGGGTGGTTGGCGGCTTTGGAAATGCCGTTTTCAAACCTCATTGGGTTGAATTTGTCCGCGTCGGATCCCCAAAGGGTCTTGTCGCTATGCATCTTCAGAAGTGGGATGACTATGGTTGTGCCCTTGGGAATGTCTAGGTTacctatttttatatttgttgatgCTTCGCGAGACAAAGCTGAGACTGGTCCGTAAAGTCGAAGTGATTCCATTATCACCATGTTCATCTGCGAGATATATAAACAGGTTTCTTCAACCACAAGAAACATCATCTCACTTTGTTCGAAGAAattaaacccttttaaaagaTGAACATTTACCAGTTTGAGTTTGCAGAAAGTTTCTGAATCTGGGGTTTTTGCTTTACCACATTCTTTGAATATCTCTTCTCTGAGTTTCTCCTGCCAATCTTGGTGCAAGCACAGTAACATCGTTGCCCATGTCAATAGATTCGAAGTGGTTTCGTGACCTGCAAAGAAGAAAGTTCTGCATTCATGTATGATCTCTTCGATGCTCATCTTTCGTTTGTTCTCTTCAGCTTTGTAAGCTTTCAACATGATTCCCAGGAGATCGTCTCCAtattctgattctgattgtAGTCTCGAACTTACAATCCTCTTAATTGAGTTATCCATTTTCCTCTCCAGCTTCCATATTCGAAAGCGCAAAGGCGTCGGAAGATACCTTGTAATACAAGAAAGACCAATATATTTCAAAACCCTAAGAATCTTGTCTGAACAGAGAACTGAAATAGCAGAGTGATTAACTTACTGAGTTCCAGGGATAAACATATCGGTGAGAAAAGTTTTACAGCACTTCGACATAACTGCTTCCAAACGCAGCTGTCGCTATTATATCGGCGGTTAGTCTTTGGAAATCTCTGTTCATATCCTTTCTAATCTTTGaatgctctgtttcttccttACTCCTCTCTTCTTTCCACTCCTCTAACATCTTGAGCGTACAAACCACCATAACGTTCGTCATGTTCTGATCAACAGAATcaaaaatcacaacaaaaaaaaaatagataaactaCGTCGTCTGTCTTCTCTAAGGGTTAAGTTCTCAAATCGACTTAAGAAAGAAGGAACAAAAGACCTTGAGCCTATCCATGGAGAAAGCAGGGTTCAAGATTCTTCTGTGGCGAACCCAATCAGTACCTTCGACAAAGACAAGTCCTTTGATGCCGACAAGTTTGATGACCTCGGGTCTTATCTGTGATTTGACAAAGAAACCTAACTTGCTTGACAAGATCTGTTTTGCAAGTTCAGGATCTGAGATGCATATCCTGGGCTCTGTTCCGCTCCAGTAAAGAATTGTCTCTCCtagtaattaaatatataccATTATTGATAACTTGTATGTCACGCATACCTCCTCTAAGGAAAGTtcattttcttaagaaaaaaggtaaaaacataaagatgaacagagagagagagatggaggaaACGGCACCGTATATAGATATCCATTGTTGATAATGAGGAAGAACACGAGAAAATACATCGTTGGAGCTGGGATCAAGAATCGAAAGCTGAgcttctctcttcatcttctttatttcGCCGATGTTTCCGTACAAGAATCTGTACTTTGGGCCTGAGATTCCTTGTTTCTGGAATCTTCTGGTCAACACAAATGGCTGCCAAACTAGGATCATAAAAGCGTCGTATATCTTGAGAGCAAGGATCAAGACAAGTAGTGCCAAGATAGGATTGATCGGGATTATGATATTGATCTCCATTGTAAAGAACTAaacaatttgtttaattttcttctttgtttttgtgtgttcgTGTGAATAAtaattgttgttggtttggtgactacatgcatatataatttttttacatttaaatttgtaaaataagtaaaaaagataGAACTTTtactgtttatttatttatctatataattGTGAATTTAAATAAGTATTGTACAGTTGTACTACTGTATTTTCCTTTTATCTAGACTAGAATAGGCTTTCCACGTCTCTTTtatacttgagttttttttttggttacgtaCCAATTTCTGCTATAGACTAAAATCTAGAATCCACTCTACCCTATTCATACCACCATATTACCATATATACTGCaacttttactttatttattactcttttttttgttctcaaataGAAAATAAACAGACGTGTTTGTGCTTACTTCGTGTTCAGAAACAGTAAAAGTTACAGatgctagtatatatatatatatatagcaaaacagggcaaaataaatcaaaaaggcTCGATTTTTCTGGCCAAATTTTAAACGGAAATACGTTAATCTTTATCACATCCGACGGCTTGCAAATTGTAACCtttatgagatttttaatttgttacgTCTCTTATTCCTCTGTATTGTACCGTATACACACATTTAGTTAGCTAGGGGGATGAAATTTTTAATATGGTTAAGTGAATCTGTTAGGACTTAACGTAACAATCCACTTTCTTCTTGTTgacttttttattaatcaacttttaaaaaagaaagaccCTTCACACAAATTATCTCACAAATCCGAATATAGATTGTCTTGAAGCTGATTTGCTGTTTAAAATTTCCGGATCATGCTTATACAGTATGTGGATACTAGTCGTTCTACATAGTCTAACAGACGACGAGGGTTTTGTACCTTTGTTATATCAACGGACACATGTAGAAAGAGTCCGAATCTAGAACTAGAAGTGGAAGATATTGTCACGTAGTGACGTAGATTATGATATAAACTACTCAAACTAGCTAGTAAATTCTAGAGGAGATATTTAGCCGACGGTGTCTTATAGATACAGTTAAAAAATGGTgtgaaaagaaataaattatcaCCGACGGTGTAATGTGATTGATCGTGACATCGAATCTTTAAATTCAACACTTTTTCGTTTGTTATATATACTTTGGCATGGTTTCATATATAAAGAAAGttgttgaaaattttctatttttaaaggTATTGGTTTAGACTTAATTATCCTCTTTCTCAAAGTATCATGTTAAGTTCTGAAATCAGAGTCACCTATTTAAAGAAAGTATCAAATCTAATTCacatttaaagtaaaataaaaaaatttaaaaatctttacATGTGAAAGTAGTAGTATCTAATTTTTTGTAATGTACATTAAATACCGGAGTCCGGACGCTAATTCAATGTCCATATGAGtcacattatcaaataaaaattagccGTTATTATCAGAAATTCAATGTCCATCTTCATCACTCCCTTGTTTCGACGTTTAATGAAACCCAATTAAGAATATTAGTCCACTGAAAAGCCCATCAAGCATTAATCTTagtaatttattagttttaagtataaaaagtttataaaatggCAAAATATTGTTTCAAATTCCACAACAAGGTCGTCAAGGTACAATGAGTCGTCTTGCTGTCACATGTTAGTTGAATTTAGGGTTTACTTACTCGCGGGAGAAGATAACGTTAAAACCGACATCGTCAGTTCGCCACTTCTGGAGATTGATTGGCAAATTGCTTTATCTTCGTATCAGACCATTCATAATAGAGTTTCTTCAAATAAAATTGCTTAAGCCCATAAACTACAACACAAACTAGATGATACTTAGGAAaaatcacttcttcttttttttttgtccaagtCAACTTGGTTGGAAAAGAGACATCAACTATCTACAAATACTTATTTAGTTTAGGGAGCGGTAATAACCATTGCTTCCTCTAAATTGCATTGCATCTTCTAAGTTTGAGGTGGACGCAGACTTTGGGAACTGAGTCAAAGGAGTAGCCTGAGTCTGAGGAACACACGAAGGCACCACAAATTGCTGAGAGCAGTTTTCCAATGGAGAAAAGATGGGAGAGTTTGGGATTAGTCCTGTGGGGTGATTAAGAAAGCTTAGCATTTGTGATGATGAATTGTTAATCCCTGGAAAACCGTTTCCATGAACATTCATGGGCAGAAACTGCGGTACtggtgttgctgctgctgcGCCCATATGCATTCCTACTAGACCCatgaaatgagaataatgaccCATTGGCAACATTGTAGGTGGCCGTATCAACCCATTTCCCATACTCATCATCTGTAAACGATTATTACAACATGTTAAGTATTTCACATGTAAAAATTAGATTGTAGTAAAATATATCagtaaaaaagttttgataCTTTATTAGTAtagttatattgttttttatatatttatcaaacTTGATTTAATCGAGAAATCATTTTTAAATCATAGAGGTAAAGCCTAACGcaaatttgatgttaaaaacaattttttattttttattttgatcattttattatttctcAATTCGTTTATTTTTTCATGAAAGACCATGAAATTTTGTTGAATTGATGTATTATTCTTGAATACCTGAACTTGAAGTTGGAGGGTCCTCATATATTTGATAGCCTCATCTAACAATGATGCCTTATCGTCCTATAAACAATGACACGTATTCAGAAATCtccacataaaaagaaaaaagatcaaCTCTCTAAGTATAGCAAAATATTATCTAATTAATATGGTTTAAGTTAATATCAAACCTTGTAACAGTTAGGTAGTAGGTCCTGCAAAGCACGCATTTTCTTGTTGAATTCATCTCTTCGCTTCTGTTAACAAATCCTTAGCATTAATTTTTACAGCTAATGTGAAATTTCATGAAATgagagtgtatatatatatatatatatatatatatatatatgtaaactcaCTCTTTCAGATAACCTATGGACTTCTGTGCTTCGTTTCCTCTTCTTAGTTACCGGCTTTCTTGTTCTCATATGGACTTGTGTCTTCTCATCATCTGATTCATCATCCGAGTTCtgcataataaacaaaattttttttgatgatctCTCTACCATATATGAACCAACTAAAGTAATTAATTTCTCTTACATTACTAATTAAATAggttgattcttcttcttcaatgtctCCATGCTTcctctttaaagaagaaagacttCGATCTCTCGAACTTCCTTGAGAAAACTTCGATGAAGACGTGGATCTTCCAACAGCTGCAGATTGCTCATCAGGAGGAGCTGTAATAACTTCAACATACGTTGGACCTTTAGCAGAATCATCAATTAATGTTGATGATTCAACTCGTTTGTGGCTTTTGGAGACATTTCGCTCAGATTCGGTTTTGGAGGacgtaatcttcttcttattgttgttgttattgattTGTTCATCGTTTTCTTTATCTTGTTGTGGCTGAGGTTCGCTCACAGGAACGACTTTTGTGTCTCCAAGACTCTTGATGTTTTTCTTGAAACCGTCATAGTACTCGGTCTCATACAAATCCAAGAGAGATTGCGTACGTTGGTTTTGAAAAGAACCGTTGTTCTTGGGCCTTCGAGTCTTCGCAAGAATCTTTCCATTTTCGCACACCAGCTCCATGTAATCTTGATCGTTTAATCTGCAACAAAAGAGTCACgtatgaataaacaaaaaaaaaaaagtagacacGTATAAACAAACATTACTCTCCATGTACTTGCATACACATttatattgtgtgtgtgtgtgtaaattaATGTTATGGAACTCGTAGAAAGTGTAGATGAAATCCATAAACTTACTTAGGTTTAAAGCCTGATGATGGAGAAATCACGTTTGGTTgatgagatgaagatgatgctaACTGCTTTCCTTTCCATTGAAGTAAACTGAACAAATTAAGctttgttttacctttttcctattttttttgtgaattataGAACCAGAGAGATTCGGACTTCacactttcttcttctatataatCTAGGGGTTTTGTGAAGTctctgcatatatataaatataatcgtttatttaatttaagattGATATATGGAGGATTTGTTTTGGTCCACAGCTCATATTTGTATTTTCGAGTGTGAATCATGACTATGACACGTACGGTAGTATCGACACATtagtattaagaaaaatacaaaagtttatataatGCTACAAACTTTGGTCGATTTCAAATGTTAAAATTCAGATATATAAgtattgatattatatatatttcattacaCAAACAAACGATGTTAGTGAACGTAAAATTGTTGTATTTGCTAAATTAAGTTTTCGGAAGCTTTATAAAACAaccataattaataataagGCTTTAGATCAAGAACCCTGATATTAACTAGTATTTAAGTTAAATGTGATGTGATTAATGAAAGAAGAATAATAgtgggtggtggtggtggtggcgttGTATGGGAGAAGCAAGATAATGTATGGGCGATAGTGAAAGACGAAGATAGACAAACCTTGTGACCGACTTCGCTTTTCTTCTCCACCGTTCCCTTTTCTTAAATTGTTGTAATCTAATATTATGAAGGGGTCAAATCTACGAATAcgatgacatttttttttctgtctttttgtCGTCTCCATCTAAAGtgagaaaattgttttttgtaGTATTTCACGTTAATTATAAGCATGGGGAGTTCGTTTCTTTCAAACTAATGAACTCAATACGGA
The Camelina sativa cultivar DH55 chromosome 6, Cs, whole genome shotgun sequence genome window above contains:
- the LOC104793677 gene encoding cytochrome P450 709B2-like isoform X1; translation: MELLSTINLLALALVLLVVPKIYGVCWILFWRPLMLSRRFKKQGISGPKYRILHGNLREVRKMKKEAKLSVLDPNSNDIVPRVLPHLDQWISQYGETVLYWQGTAPRLCISDHELAKQILSNKFGFFAKSKTKPEILKLAGNGLIFVNDLVWVRHRRILNPAFSMDKIKIMNQLMVDCTLRMFEEWKKQRNGGESEQVIMMNREYKRLTADIIATAAFGSSYAEGIEVFRSQKKLQKCCAASLTDVYIPGVQCIHSHSSTLNVLSCFSDLKIGSLSCIPRYFPTPLNLRIWKLGRKVNNSIKRIIDARLKSESKNYGNDLLGIMLTAARSNESEKKISIDEIIEECKTFFFAGHETTANLLTWSTMLLSLHQDWQEKIREEVINECGKDKIPDAENCSKLKLVKIQIAKRVSCG
- the LOC104699486 gene encoding transcription factor PIL1-like; its protein translation is MELVCENGKILAKTRRPKNNGSFQNQRTQSLLDLYETEYYDGFKKNIKSLGDTKVVPVSEPQPQQDKENDEQINNNNNKKKITSSKTESERNVSKSHKRVESSTLIDDSAKGPTYVEVITAPPDEQSAAVGRSTSSSKFSQGSSRDRSLSSLKRKHGDIEEEESTYLISNNSDDESDDEKTQVHMRTRKPVTKKRKRSTEVHRLSERKRRDEFNKKMRALQDLLPNCYKDDKASLLDEAIKYMRTLQLQVQMMSMGNGLIRPPTMLPMGHYSHFMGLVGMHMGAAAATPVPQFLPMNVHGNGFPGINNSSSQMLSFLNHPTGLIPNSPIFSPLENCSQQFVVPSCVPQTQATPLTQFPKSASTSNLEDAMQFRGSNGYYRSLN
- the LOC104793677 gene encoding cytochrome P450 709B2-like isoform X2, producing the protein MELLSTINLLALALVLLVVPKIYGVCWILFWRPLMLSRRFKKQGISGPKYRILHGNLREVRKMKKEAKLSVLDPNSNDIVPRVLPHLDQWISQYGETVLYWQGTAPRLCISDHELAKQILSNKFGFFAKSKTKPEILKLAGNGLIFVNDLVWVRHRRILNPAFSMDKIKIMNQLMVDCTLRMFEEWKKQRNGGESEQVIMMNREYKRLTADIIATAAFGSSYAEGIEVFRSQKKLQKCCAASLTDVYIPGVQCTFLRL